The Engystomops pustulosus chromosome 3, aEngPut4.maternal, whole genome shotgun sequence region tctctcatctcagtctatcgcccaactcgagctcttagatctgccagtgatcttagattaacctctaccctagtgcggacctcccactctcgtctccaagacttctctagagctgcaccaattctatggaatgctctgccccggactatcagactaatagctaacctccaaagtttcaaacgtgctcttaaaacccatttctttaggcaagcctataacactcattaactgcatgaagttttaactcttctactaacccgtcctgtgtcgtcctcccatctgttaaccagcaaccaacaggcaccagacttctatgcagtcccattcaccctggacctggtatataagatgacggctgagtggttcaagcgacagcaattccatttattatattttgttctattccctaagaagaatggcttgaccattaaatattcttttacctcgtgttaccccatcatcttcataaaccgtaagctctggcgagcagggacctcactcctgttgttccatacaaatgttgtgctctgtcatgttatattatttttgtatttgtttcctatgatttgtaacgcgctacgtaatatgatggcgctatataaataaagattattattattatcaaataTCTGTCAAATGTCTATTTGACACACAGCTTCTTTTTTGTCAATTATGTGCTCACTTTACTCCACCCATCATGTAAGTGTTATGAATGGGGAGGTGACTTATCAGCTGTAGGAATAAGAGTTGGGGCTGTTGTAATCAACCAATCCATTACCTGCATAGTTATTAGAATATTATTTTATCAAGAGAGACCTAGGAGGTAACACCTAATTGTCTTTTCTCTAGGTAAACCATTTGCACTGAAGTTGGTGAGAAAGGACCGGACCAAGTTGAAATCTTTTCTAATGGAACTGTCCCTATCAATCTCTCTCTCGGAGCACCCTGGATTTATTACAACCTACCCAATATTTACACACACCATGGACTACTATGCGATGACTCAGGAGCTGGCAACAGCGGGAACACTGCATCACCTCATTCAAGCTGAGGTAAGAAATGCCTTCTTCATATAGTAACATACACCTTATTATCCTATTAACCAACCAAACATCTTCTCCTCTTACTGATGTATATGACCATGTATaatctatatatgtgtgtaacttATGATGCTCATCTTATTTTTGCAGGTTGGACTTTCAGAAGAAATCGTAAAAAGATGTGCAGTCCAAATTTCCAGCGCTCTGgactacatgcaccagaaagggtTGGTGCACAGGGATCTGAAGCCGGACAATGTCCTCCTCATGGACAGAGATTGCCATCATATCGTGCTTGGTGACTTTGGCTTAACTCAGCCTGTAGGTAGCATTGTAATCTCAATGTCGCACATTATCCCGTATAAGTCTCCAGAGTTGTGTGACATCTCGGACGAGGAATATTTAATTTTACACCCTAGTGTAGATACCTGGGCTTTTGGGGTACTATTATTTGTCATCCTTACTGGATATTATCCTTGGAGACGCGCCttcagtgatgacatcatgtaccTGGACTATGTATACTGGCTGGACAATCTGAGCTATATTCCCCCACCAGCTCGTTGGGACCAattttcccctgcagcagtcacgATGTTAAGAAATCTTCTTGTTCCGGACCAATCTTGTAGACACTCAGTTCTTTCAGTCTTAAATTACATTAATTTTCCCTGGAAAACTGATGTTAGTGGAGGCAACCCATGGGAGGCTGAAAGTCCAGTGGACTGTGATAATGACAGTCAACCTATCGAGAACTTTGTAACACAGAACCAAGAAGGTACCACGTCAAACCATGGAATGGAAGCGGATAATCCAGTTCTAATTATCACAGAGGAAGATGCTATGCTGACTCTTGGATTGGAAGTGGAAATTTCTTAGGACTTCATTGTGGGACCCTAAATGGTTCTGGCGCTTCTTGATCAGTCGACCAACATTGGGAACTCAAAAAACATAAGTATTACATTTATCTAATAAGATATTGTTGAAAATGTTGGTTAGCTGTTTCTTTGAGTTTGGTTTCTATCCTTGGGAAGTAAAGGTGAAGGGAGCATCTTCAGTGTTTAGCTTTATAAAGTTTTAGGCCATAATGCATATTCTAGACTAAATAAGATTCTCACTTtcaggaaagtttttttttgttttgttttcttttatctgGAGAACTGCTTAAATCATCTAACCAGAGATGTAAAAGAGTATTGTAGATTTTTCTCTACGGGATTGCGCCTACCTGCGAGACGAAAGGAAACCTGATGATGACAGGGGCGGAGATCGGGAGGAACGCCCCGGCGGCGGAGATCGGGAGGAACGCACAGGGGCGGAGATCGGGAGGAACGCACAGGGGCGGAGATC contains the following coding sequences:
- the LOC140122928 gene encoding serine/threonine-protein kinase SBK1-like — encoded protein: MAPPSVRAFRHRCKPFALKLVRKDRTKLKSFLMELSLSISLSEHPGFITTYPIFTHTMDYYAMTQELATAGTLHHLIQAEVGLSEEIVKRCAVQISSALDYMHQKGLVHRDLKPDNVLLMDRDCHHIVLGDFGLTQPVGSIVISMSHIIPYKSPELCDISDEEYLILHPSVDTWAFGVLLFVILTGYYPWRRAFSDDIMYLDYVYWLDNLSYIPPPARWDQFSPAAVTMLRNLLVPDQSCRHSVLSVLNYINFPWKTDVSGGNPWEAESPVDCDNDSQPIENFVTQNQEGTTSNHGMEADNPVLIITEEDAMLTLGLEVEIS